A single genomic interval of Microbacterium sp. LWO14-1.2 harbors:
- a CDS encoding ABC transporter ATP-binding protein produces the protein MSSSPSSSNSSPSSSLSTPAALWRLKPFVKPVLWRLAGGALSALAAAVIALMIPIVLEQIIRGPVQTGAIDAIVWGALAVFGLALGEALMVWLRRQFVLNPATQVEYKMRTELYSRLQTLPVAFHDRWQSGQLLSRMMQDIGLIRRWLAFGLVLLVVNVLTIIIGAVLLFRWHWLLGTIFIVTAIPLWIRGYLFEKRYGALTRRSQDQAGDLATSVEESVHGIRVLKAFGRGKHALRRFSRQAETLRETEMSKAGAISSIWFWLDLMPQIAFGLSLMSGIWLISQGAIELPELFAFFAMATVLRWPIESIGFLFSFMLDARTATDRVFDIYAEINTITDPENPVHIENPRGELAFDGAHFRYQDAGAHERDLLDGIDLVLRPGETMALVGLTGSGKTTLTTLPTRLYDVTGGRVTLDGVDVRDLPLAELRQHIAMAFEDATLFSASVRENVLLGRADLDVHSDEAERVLREALEVAQASFVDTLPEGVETIIGEEGLSLSGGQRQRLALARAVAAKPKVLVLDDPLSALDVDTEALVEEALRHVLADTTALIVAHRPSTVALADRVALLEAGRVTAVGTHSELLKSSSHYRHVISSLEAEEAARTGAIPIIRDEQDEIEDAVREGIREETPDDEDLFTEKEVQR, from the coding sequence ATGTCTTCCTCGCCTTCATCGTCGAACAGCTCACCGTCGTCATCCCTCTCCACACCGGCAGCCCTGTGGCGGCTCAAGCCGTTCGTGAAGCCCGTCCTCTGGCGGCTCGCGGGCGGCGCCCTCAGCGCGCTCGCCGCCGCCGTCATCGCCCTGATGATCCCGATCGTTCTCGAGCAGATCATCCGCGGGCCGGTGCAGACCGGAGCCATCGACGCCATCGTCTGGGGTGCGCTCGCCGTGTTCGGCCTCGCCCTCGGCGAGGCGCTCATGGTGTGGCTGCGCCGCCAGTTCGTGCTCAATCCCGCCACGCAGGTCGAGTACAAGATGCGCACCGAGCTGTACTCGCGGCTGCAGACGCTGCCCGTCGCGTTCCACGACCGCTGGCAGTCGGGTCAGCTCCTGAGCCGCATGATGCAGGACATCGGCCTGATCCGCCGCTGGCTCGCGTTCGGTCTCGTGCTGCTCGTCGTCAACGTCCTGACCATCATCATCGGCGCCGTGCTGCTCTTCCGCTGGCACTGGCTGCTGGGCACGATCTTCATCGTCACGGCCATCCCACTCTGGATCCGCGGCTACCTGTTCGAGAAGCGCTACGGCGCCCTCACCCGGCGCAGCCAGGACCAGGCCGGCGACCTCGCCACCAGCGTCGAGGAGAGCGTGCACGGCATCCGCGTGCTCAAGGCGTTCGGGCGCGGCAAGCACGCCCTCCGTCGGTTCAGCCGCCAGGCCGAGACGCTGCGCGAGACCGAGATGAGCAAGGCCGGAGCGATCTCGTCGATCTGGTTCTGGCTCGACCTCATGCCGCAGATCGCGTTCGGTCTGAGCCTCATGTCGGGCATCTGGCTGATCTCGCAGGGCGCCATCGAGCTGCCCGAGCTGTTCGCGTTCTTCGCCATGGCGACCGTGCTGCGGTGGCCCATCGAGTCGATCGGGTTCCTGTTCTCGTTCATGCTCGACGCGCGCACGGCGACGGACCGCGTGTTCGACATCTACGCCGAGATCAACACGATCACCGATCCCGAGAACCCGGTGCACATCGAGAACCCGCGCGGCGAGCTCGCCTTCGACGGTGCGCACTTCCGCTACCAAGACGCAGGGGCGCACGAGCGCGACCTGCTCGACGGCATCGACCTCGTGCTCCGGCCGGGCGAGACCATGGCGCTCGTCGGCCTGACCGGCAGCGGCAAGACGACCCTCACGACCCTCCCGACGCGTCTGTACGACGTGACAGGCGGCCGCGTGACCCTCGACGGCGTCGATGTGCGCGACCTGCCGCTCGCGGAGCTGCGTCAGCACATCGCGATGGCCTTCGAGGATGCCACGCTGTTCTCGGCATCCGTGCGGGAGAACGTTCTGCTCGGTCGCGCCGACCTCGACGTGCACAGCGACGAGGCCGAGCGGGTGCTGCGCGAAGCGCTCGAGGTCGCACAGGCGTCGTTCGTCGACACGCTCCCCGAGGGCGTCGAGACGATCATCGGCGAGGAGGGGCTGAGCCTGTCCGGTGGGCAGCGTCAGCGACTCGCCCTCGCCCGTGCCGTCGCCGCGAAGCCCAAGGTCCTCGTGCTCGACGACCCGCTGTCGGCGCTCGACGTCGACACCGAAGCACTCGTCGAAGAGGCGCTGCGCCACGTACTGGCCGACACGACGGCGCTGATCGTCGCGCACCGTCCCTCGACGGTGGCGCTCGCCGACCGGGTCGCCCTGCTCGAGGCAGGGCGCGTCACGGCGGTCGGCACGCACTCCGAGCTGCTGAAGTCGAGCAGTCACTACCGGCACGTCATCTCGAGCCTCGAGGCCGAGGAGGCCGCGCGCACCGGCGCGATCCCGATCATCCGCGACGAGCAGGACGAGATCGAGGATGCCGTGCGCGAGGGCATCCGCGAGGAGACCCCCGACGACGAAGACCTGTTCACCGAGAAGGAGGTGCAGCGATGA
- a CDS encoding Ada metal-binding domain-containing protein, which yields MSFPVIDFDERYRAISARDTRFDGQFVTAVRTTGIYCRPSCPARTPKPANVTFYPTSAAAHEAGYRACKRCLPEAAPGSPAWNVRSDVAARAMRLISSGVVEREGVSGLAQRLGYSTRHLTRLLSAELGAGPLALARAHRAHTARMLLVGTSLPVSDVAFSAGFASIRQCNDTIREVFGLTPGELRARRRGSITAAPGSIDLILPYRGPLDSSGIFEWMAARAIPGAEEAGESSFSRHLRMVGGPAWFEVHRDADERLHLRTRVTQLGDLAPLVSTARRLFDLDADPLAIDEALSAHPELAPLVARTPGIRVPGSADPHEMLIRAMVGQQITVVAARTALTALTEALGERIEGGILFPTMAAIAEHGADVLRGPAARIRSIVGAAEALADGSLQLTVGDDAGEQRAALLAMPGIGPWTADYVRMRVLGDPDVMLPGDVALRAGAAAAGLPAEPRPLVAWAERVAPWRSYLSAHLWRAAPVRPQRVRVPAVPSVPAASPSSNTPPPASLPRSASVPSPVKESS from the coding sequence ATGAGCTTCCCCGTGATCGACTTCGACGAGCGGTATCGCGCGATCAGCGCGCGCGACACCCGCTTCGACGGCCAGTTCGTCACGGCGGTGCGCACGACCGGAATCTACTGCCGACCGAGCTGTCCCGCCCGCACGCCGAAGCCGGCGAACGTCACGTTCTATCCGACCAGCGCGGCTGCCCACGAAGCGGGCTACCGTGCCTGCAAACGGTGTCTGCCGGAGGCAGCGCCCGGCTCGCCCGCGTGGAACGTGCGCAGCGATGTCGCCGCGCGGGCCATGCGCCTGATCTCCTCCGGAGTCGTCGAGCGCGAGGGTGTCTCGGGCCTCGCGCAGCGCCTCGGGTACTCGACCAGGCACCTCACGCGTCTGCTGTCGGCCGAGCTCGGCGCCGGGCCGCTTGCACTGGCCAGAGCGCATCGGGCTCATACCGCGCGCATGCTGCTCGTCGGCACCAGCCTGCCGGTGTCCGACGTCGCGTTCTCGGCGGGCTTCGCGAGCATCCGACAGTGCAACGACACGATCCGCGAGGTCTTCGGTCTGACACCGGGCGAGCTGCGTGCTCGGCGGCGGGGGAGCATCACCGCCGCGCCGGGGTCCATCGACCTGATCCTGCCGTATCGCGGTCCGCTGGACTCGTCGGGCATCTTCGAATGGATGGCGGCTCGCGCGATCCCCGGTGCGGAGGAGGCAGGGGAGTCCTCGTTCTCCCGGCACCTGCGGATGGTCGGCGGACCGGCCTGGTTCGAGGTGCATCGGGATGCCGATGAGCGGCTGCACCTGCGCACGCGCGTCACCCAGCTGGGAGACCTCGCACCGCTCGTCTCGACGGCCCGGCGCCTCTTCGACCTGGACGCCGATCCGCTCGCGATCGACGAGGCGCTGAGCGCGCACCCCGAACTCGCCCCTCTCGTGGCGCGCACGCCGGGGATCCGGGTGCCCGGCTCCGCCGACCCGCACGAGATGCTGATCAGGGCGATGGTGGGGCAGCAGATCACGGTGGTCGCCGCGCGCACGGCGCTGACCGCGCTGACCGAGGCGCTGGGCGAGCGCATCGAGGGCGGCATCCTGTTCCCGACCATGGCGGCGATCGCCGAGCATGGCGCCGACGTGCTGCGCGGGCCCGCCGCACGCATCAGATCGATCGTGGGAGCGGCCGAGGCTCTCGCCGACGGATCGCTGCAGCTCACGGTCGGCGACGATGCCGGCGAGCAGCGCGCGGCGCTGCTCGCGATGCCCGGCATCGGGCCGTGGACGGCCGACTACGTACGGATGCGGGTGCTCGGCGACCCCGACGTGATGCTTCCCGGCGACGTCGCGCTGCGTGCCGGTGCAGCCGCCGCGGGACTGCCCGCCGAACCCCGCCCGCTCGTGGCGTGGGCGGAGCGCGTCGCGCCCTGGCGCAGCTACCTCAGCGCACACCTGTGGCGCGCAGCCCCGGTGCGCCCCCAGCGCGTGCGTGTCCCAGCCGTGCCGTCTGTCCCAGCTGCGTCACCTTCCTCGAACACGCCGCCTCCCGCGAGCCTCCCGCGCTCTGCGAGCGTCCCGTCCCCTGTAAAGGAGTCCTCATGA
- a CDS encoding ABC transporter ATP-binding protein gives MSSAITGTQDEDRSRYTREESRAIRRRSLRLLGSLVRPLKPQIVLAAVVLVISTALQVSGPILISIGLDRALPAVIERADWMPTFMIGGVYLLAGAVAAAMIAWYVIIAAKLTQAVLLDLRKRIFLHTQRLSLEFHESYTSGRIISRQTSDLDSIRELLDGGLNELVSGVLFGLFTFIALCVWDWQSGLILAIGGIPLFFLMRWFYSRSQLVYRESRVISAKVIVQFVETMTGIRAVKAFRKERRNDDSFQQIAGEYRDVNRRSMLLFGTFEPGLMGVAALVLGIVVLWGGIRVSADALTVGVLLSAVLYVRNFFAPMQEIAMFLNSYQSATAALEKVSGVLEEVPTVPDPEKPVDLWESRGHVRFDEVTFGYNGEKTILPNFTLDIPAGQTIALVGTTGAGKSTLAKLISRFYDPSLGTVTLDGVDLRDLHPKDLRRAIVMVTQEAYLFSGTVADNIALGKPDASLDEIRAAARAVGADEFISSLPDGYNTDVNKRGGRVSAGQRQLISFARAFLADPSVLILDEATASLDIPSERLIQDALQTLLKDRTAIIIAHRLSTVAIADRVLVMEHGRIIEDDSPDALIGGTGKFAQLHAAWQETLV, from the coding sequence ATGAGCTCCGCGATCACCGGAACCCAGGACGAGGACCGCTCCCGCTACACACGCGAGGAGAGCAGGGCGATCCGCCGCAGATCGCTGCGCCTGCTCGGGTCGCTCGTGCGCCCGCTGAAGCCGCAGATCGTGCTCGCCGCGGTCGTGCTCGTGATCTCCACCGCGCTGCAGGTGTCGGGACCCATCCTGATCAGCATCGGCCTGGACCGCGCCCTGCCCGCCGTGATCGAGCGCGCCGACTGGATGCCGACGTTCATGATCGGCGGCGTCTACCTGCTCGCGGGTGCCGTCGCCGCGGCCATGATCGCCTGGTACGTGATCATCGCGGCGAAGCTGACCCAGGCGGTGCTGCTCGACCTCCGCAAGCGGATCTTCCTGCACACCCAGCGTCTCAGCCTCGAGTTCCACGAGTCGTACACGTCCGGGCGCATCATCTCGCGGCAGACGAGCGACCTGGACTCGATCCGCGAGCTGCTCGACGGCGGTCTCAACGAGCTCGTCTCCGGAGTCCTGTTCGGCCTGTTCACGTTCATCGCCCTGTGCGTGTGGGACTGGCAGTCGGGACTGATCCTCGCTATCGGCGGTATCCCGCTGTTCTTCCTGATGCGGTGGTTCTACTCGCGATCGCAGCTCGTGTACCGGGAGTCGCGCGTCATCAGCGCGAAGGTCATCGTGCAGTTCGTCGAGACCATGACGGGCATCCGCGCGGTCAAGGCGTTCCGGAAGGAACGCCGCAACGACGACTCGTTCCAGCAGATCGCCGGTGAGTACCGAGACGTCAACCGTCGCTCGATGCTGCTGTTCGGCACCTTCGAGCCCGGGCTCATGGGCGTCGCGGCGCTCGTGCTCGGCATCGTCGTGCTGTGGGGCGGCATCCGGGTGTCGGCCGACGCGCTCACCGTCGGCGTGCTGCTGTCGGCAGTGCTGTACGTGCGCAACTTCTTCGCGCCCATGCAGGAGATCGCGATGTTCCTCAACTCGTACCAGTCGGCGACGGCTGCACTCGAGAAGGTGTCGGGCGTCCTCGAAGAGGTGCCGACGGTGCCCGACCCCGAGAAGCCGGTCGACCTGTGGGAGTCACGCGGACACGTGCGGTTCGACGAGGTCACCTTCGGGTACAACGGCGAGAAGACGATCCTGCCGAACTTCACCCTCGACATCCCCGCGGGGCAGACCATCGCGCTCGTCGGCACGACGGGTGCGGGCAAGTCGACGCTGGCCAAGCTGATCTCGCGGTTCTACGATCCGTCGCTCGGCACGGTCACGCTCGACGGCGTCGACCTGCGCGACCTGCACCCGAAGGATCTGCGGCGTGCGATCGTCATGGTCACGCAGGAGGCGTACCTCTTCAGCGGGACGGTGGCCGACAACATCGCGCTGGGCAAGCCCGACGCATCGCTCGACGAGATCCGTGCCGCGGCCCGTGCGGTCGGCGCCGACGAGTTCATCTCGTCGCTGCCCGACGGCTACAACACCGACGTGAACAAGCGCGGCGGTCGGGTGTCGGCGGGACAGCGGCAGCTCATCTCGTTCGCGCGCGCGTTCCTCGCCGACCCCTCGGTGCTGATCCTCGACGAGGCGACGGCGTCGCTCGACATCCCGTCGGAGCGTCTGATCCAGGATGCCCTGCAGACGCTGCTCAAGGACCGCACGGCCATCATCATCGCGCACCGCCTGTCGACGGTCGCGATCGCCGATCGGGTGCTGGTCATGGAGCACGGCCGCATCATCGAGGATGACAGCCCCGACGCGCTCATCGGCGGCACGGGCAAGTTCGCGCAGCTGCACGCGGCCTGGCAGGAGACCCTCGTCTAG
- a CDS encoding methylated-DNA--[protein]-cysteine S-methyltransferase — protein sequence MTALIQTIDTPDGPFTILADEQQRVLASGWTADREATFFRLPAAHRPVDVRDGETDAAAAAHAYYAGDVTAIDAVAVSQHGTALQQLGWAALRAIAPGEPLTYTSFAARLGNPQAVRAAASICARNAPALFVPCHRVLRTDGTLGGFAWGLPVKQSLLAREAAV from the coding sequence ATGACCGCCCTCATCCAGACCATCGACACTCCCGACGGGCCGTTCACGATCCTCGCCGACGAGCAGCAGCGCGTGCTCGCTTCCGGCTGGACCGCGGATCGCGAGGCCACCTTCTTCCGCCTCCCGGCCGCGCACCGCCCCGTCGACGTGCGAGACGGCGAGACGGATGCCGCAGCGGCCGCGCACGCGTACTACGCCGGCGACGTGACGGCGATCGACGCCGTGGCGGTGTCGCAGCACGGGACCGCGCTGCAGCAGCTCGGGTGGGCGGCACTGCGGGCGATCGCCCCGGGGGAGCCGCTGACGTACACGTCGTTCGCCGCTCGTCTCGGCAATCCCCAGGCCGTGCGGGCCGCCGCCTCGATCTGCGCCAGGAACGCTCCGGCGCTGTTCGTGCCGTGCCACCGCGTCCTGCGCACCGATGGAACCCTCGGCGGATTCGCCTGGGGTCTGCCCGTGAAGCAGAGCCTGCTCGCCCGCGAGGCCGCCGTCTGA
- a CDS encoding type IV toxin-antitoxin system AbiEi family antitoxin domain-containing protein produces MDLTAWLAAHGGIAHRSDAAAHGFSPRHVRAAIRAGDVRRIRAQWVALDSAPDDLTAAAAASGRLTCVSLARRRGWWMPDRVDAGLHLQVGANAHRHRDDARLHWGAPLIDRGARELTASVEDALAHIAVCCSHEEARVIWESAIRVEGLDVEALRLVRWRDQRSRGLADEVVGLSDSGLETIVVVRLSGWGVPVRQQVRLAGRRVDIVIGSHLVIQIDGYAHHSSSAQRGSDVAHDAELRLRGYTVLRFTFGQIVHDWPKVERTLQAAIARGLHLPPGRRT; encoded by the coding sequence ATGGACCTGACCGCATGGCTCGCCGCGCACGGCGGTATCGCTCACCGATCGGATGCCGCAGCGCACGGCTTCTCGCCTCGCCACGTGCGGGCGGCGATCCGGGCGGGTGATGTGCGGCGCATACGAGCGCAATGGGTGGCGCTCGATTCCGCGCCCGACGACCTCACCGCGGCCGCCGCCGCATCCGGCCGGCTGACCTGCGTCTCGCTCGCCCGGCGCCGCGGATGGTGGATGCCCGATCGCGTGGATGCCGGACTGCACCTCCAGGTCGGTGCGAACGCGCATCGGCATCGCGACGATGCGAGGCTGCACTGGGGCGCGCCGCTCATCGATCGCGGCGCCCGAGAACTCACGGCCTCCGTCGAAGACGCGTTGGCGCATATCGCGGTGTGCTGCTCCCACGAAGAGGCTCGGGTGATCTGGGAGTCGGCGATCCGTGTGGAGGGCCTCGACGTCGAGGCCCTCCGGCTCGTGCGGTGGCGCGACCAGCGCTCGCGCGGTCTCGCCGACGAGGTCGTCGGGTTGTCCGATTCCGGTCTCGAGACCATCGTCGTCGTGCGACTCAGCGGGTGGGGCGTACCGGTGCGGCAGCAAGTGCGGCTGGCAGGAAGACGAGTGGACATCGTGATCGGCTCGCACCTGGTGATCCAGATCGACGGGTACGCGCACCACTCGTCGTCGGCGCAGCGTGGTTCCGACGTCGCCCACGATGCGGAACTGAGACTCCGCGGCTACACGGTGCTGCGGTTCACCTTCGGCCAGATCGTGCACGACTGGCCGAAGGTGGAGCGCACTCTGCAGGCCGCCATCGCGCGCGGCCTGCACCTGCCGCCCGGACGTCGCACCTGA
- a CDS encoding GH1 family beta-glucosidase, translating to MSHDTRGLGPAGDYRGSGLVLPEGFVFGSATASYQIEGAAAEDGRTPSIWDTFSRTPGKVWNGDTGDVACDHYHRVEQDLDLMADLGLQAYRFSIAWPRIVPTASGAVNQAGIDFYSRLVDGLRDRGIRPVATLYHWDLPQYLEDAGGWTARETTDAFERYAEVMGAALGDRVDTWTTLNEPWCSAYLGYGQGGHAPGRHEPASALAAVHHLNLAHGRALQALRATSTGDPDYSVTLNFHVLRGQGDGAAEAMRRIDALANRAFTGPMLRGEYPSDLLADTASVTDWSFVRDGDLATVHQPIDVLGVNYYSTATVRLWDGVSEKQQNDGHKGAEGGTAWPGSDQLVEFVEQPGPYTAMGWNIAPEGLEELLVSLSQQFPEQALMVTENGAAFDDEVADDGSVPDPERTDYLRRHFTAAHRALQRGVDLRGYFVWSLLDNFEWGYGYAKRFGIVRVDFDTLERTVKDSGHWYRELVRSRIIRE from the coding sequence ATGAGCCACGACACGAGGGGGCTCGGGCCGGCGGGCGACTACCGCGGCAGCGGCCTCGTGCTGCCCGAGGGTTTCGTGTTCGGCTCGGCGACCGCCTCGTACCAGATCGAGGGGGCAGCAGCCGAGGACGGCCGCACCCCCTCGATCTGGGACACGTTCAGCCGCACGCCGGGCAAGGTGTGGAACGGCGACACCGGCGACGTCGCCTGCGACCACTACCACCGCGTCGAGCAGGACCTCGACCTCATGGCCGACCTCGGGCTGCAGGCGTACCGGTTCTCGATCGCCTGGCCGCGCATCGTGCCCACGGCCTCGGGTGCCGTGAACCAGGCGGGCATCGACTTCTACTCGCGCCTCGTCGACGGTCTGCGCGACCGCGGCATCCGCCCGGTGGCGACGCTCTACCACTGGGACCTCCCCCAGTACCTGGAAGACGCCGGCGGCTGGACCGCCCGCGAGACGACGGACGCGTTCGAACGGTACGCCGAGGTCATGGGCGCAGCGCTCGGCGACCGCGTCGACACCTGGACCACGCTCAACGAGCCATGGTGCTCCGCCTACCTCGGATACGGGCAGGGCGGTCATGCGCCAGGGCGCCACGAACCGGCATCCGCTCTCGCCGCCGTGCACCACCTCAACCTCGCCCACGGTCGAGCGCTGCAGGCGCTCCGCGCCACCTCGACGGGCGACCCCGACTACTCCGTGACGCTGAACTTCCATGTGCTGCGCGGACAGGGCGACGGGGCGGCCGAGGCGATGCGACGGATCGACGCGCTCGCGAACCGCGCATTCACCGGTCCGATGCTGCGCGGCGAATACCCCTCCGACCTGCTCGCGGACACGGCCTCCGTGACCGACTGGTCGTTCGTCCGAGACGGCGACCTGGCGACCGTGCACCAGCCGATCGACGTGCTGGGCGTCAACTACTACTCCACCGCCACCGTGCGACTCTGGGACGGTGTGTCGGAGAAGCAGCAGAACGACGGCCACAAGGGCGCCGAGGGAGGCACCGCCTGGCCAGGCAGCGACCAGCTCGTCGAATTCGTCGAGCAGCCGGGCCCGTACACGGCCATGGGCTGGAACATCGCACCGGAGGGTCTCGAAGAGCTCCTCGTCTCACTCTCGCAGCAGTTCCCCGAGCAGGCGCTCATGGTCACCGAGAACGGCGCGGCGTTCGACGACGAGGTCGCCGACGACGGCAGCGTCCCCGACCCCGAGCGCACCGACTATCTGCGGAGGCACTTCACGGCCGCGCACCGAGCCCTGCAGCGAGGCGTCGACCTGCGCGGCTACTTCGTGTGGTCGCTCCTCGACAACTTCGAGTGGGGCTACGGCTACGCCAAGCGATTCGGCATCGTGCGCGTCGACTTCGACACGCTCGAACGCACCGTGAAGGACTCGGGACACTGGTACCGCGAACTCGTACGGTCGCGAATCATCCGGGAGTGA